In Aedes albopictus strain Foshan chromosome 3, AalbF5, whole genome shotgun sequence, the following are encoded in one genomic region:
- the LOC109407533 gene encoding UDP-glucose 4-epimerase encodes MSLSILVTGGAGFVGSHTVLELLNARHRVICVDNLCNAFGAVDAKLPESLKRVQELTGRNVTFYDVDIRDKNGLREVFKKHQIDCVAHFAALKAVGESCRIPLQYYQNNITGTSVLLEVMAESNVFKFVYSSSATVYGEPQKLPLDEKHPTGNCTNPYGKSKYFTEEILKDLCESDPRWSVISLRYFNPVGAHKSGRIGEDPNGEPNNLMPYISQVAVGRRPCLKVFGNNYDTPDGTGVRDYIHIVDLAEGHVCALDKLARGDLKGFVVYNLGTGCGYSVLDVVEAFSKASGKEVKYEIVDRRPGDVATSYADVTLAAKELGWKAKRGLKEMCEDTWNWQRLNPNGFSGAN; translated from the exons ATGTCTCTGAGCATCCTAGTAACCGGCGGAGCAGGGTTCGTTGGCTCGCATACTGTTCTGGAACTGTTGAATGCTAGACATCGGGTCATTTGTGTGGACAATTTGTGTAATGCCTTTGGAGCGGTGGATGCTAAGTTGCCGGAATCACTGAAACGGGTACAGGAACTGACGGGAAGGAACGTTACATTCTATGATGTGGATATTCGTGATAAGAATGGGCTGAGAGAAGTTTTTAAGAAG caCCAAATCGATTGTGTGGCACATTTCGCTGCCCTGAAAGCAGTTGGCGAATCATGCCGAATACCGCTGCAATACTATCAAAACAACATTACCGGTACCAGCGTGCTGCTGGAAGTAATGGCCGAG AGTAATGTATTCAAATTTGTGTACAGTTCTAGTGCTACAGTGTATGGAGAACCGCAAAAGCTTCCACTAGATGAGAAGCATCCAACGGGTAATTGCACCAATCCTTATGGCAAGAGCAAATATTTCACCGAGGAGATATTGAAGGACCTCTGCGAGTCGGATCCTCGGTGGTCGGTGATATCGCTGCGATACTTCAACCCGGTCGGAGCGCACAAGTCCGGCCGTATCGGCGAAGATCCCAATGGAGAACCGAACAATCTGATGCCGTACATTTCTCAGGTGGCCGTTGGTCGTAGACCTTGTCTGAAGGTATTCGGTAACAATTACGACACCCCAGATGGGACAGGTGTTCGCGATTACATCCACATAGTTGATTTGGCCGAGGGACATGTCTGCGCTCTCGATAAGCTGGCGCGTGGTGATCTGAAAGGATTTGTGGTGTACAATCTTGGCACCGGATGCGGGTACTCGGTGCTGGACGTGGTAGAAGCATTCTCCAAGGCGTCCGGCAAGGAAGTGAAGTATGAAATCGTTGATAG GAGACCCGGTGACGTCGCCACAAGCTATGCGGATGTTACGCTGGCAGCCAAAGAACTGGGCTGGAAGGCCAAGCGTGGTCTGAAGGAAATGTGCGAGGATACCTGGAACTGGCAAAGGCTCAATCCGAACGGATTTTCCGGGGCTAATTGA